A genomic segment from Tuwongella immobilis encodes:
- a CDS encoding c-type cytochrome domain-containing protein yields MTASCLLRRLLLAAVAWTLLPTTGVAADKKAKINYDEHILPIFREKCMACHNGDKQSGGLDLSTYSALMQGGASGDVVKAGDPDASRLYTLTAHTEEPKMPPRSPRIADESIATLKQWIVQGLLEKGNSKPIAIKPKADVTLSSITRGRPEGPPPMPTTKLRLDPVVVAPRPNAVIALAASPWAPLIAVGGQKQVLLYNTDTMQLVGVLPFQYGLPTVLRFSRNGSLLLAGGGRGGQSGKVVVWNVKTGETIIEVGNETDSVLAADISADQTLIALGGPNKMVRVYSTKDATLQYEMKKHTDWIYSVEFSPDGVLLATADRTGGLLVWEAANGREFYNLRGHTAGITDMSWRDDSNVLATTSEDSTVRLWEMENGSNFKTFGAHGGGSQGVKFSHDNRLVTNGRDRTPKIWDQNGGQQRAFEAVPDVGLRVAITHENAKLIATDWTGMVKVYNVADGKVLGTLSANPPTLAEQIALVTKDVAAKQVAFDAAQQAFTATEANLKKANDELAAAQANVTKTAAEAKAAADAVPGLKAKADQATAALTAAQMVLQARTAKLQSLQGVANQLKANADANKANAEFAKVAAEAKTAADQAQAEVAAAQKAVADADAAAKAMTAAYTAGVAKVTATQQAAQAAVQAVPPKQAAIKPAMDAVAPAKAKLDAAAADLNAVKANLDNLKAAPVAAK; encoded by the coding sequence ATGACGGCTTCTTGTCTGCTGCGACGATTGCTGCTGGCTGCGGTGGCGTGGACATTGCTCCCGACCACGGGTGTGGCCGCCGATAAAAAAGCGAAAATCAATTACGATGAGCATATTCTGCCGATCTTTCGGGAGAAGTGCATGGCTTGCCACAATGGCGATAAGCAAAGTGGCGGTCTGGACCTGAGCACCTACTCCGCGCTGATGCAAGGCGGAGCTTCGGGCGATGTGGTCAAAGCCGGTGATCCAGACGCGAGCCGACTTTACACGCTGACAGCGCACACCGAAGAACCGAAGATGCCGCCGCGCTCGCCGCGCATCGCCGATGAATCGATTGCGACGCTCAAACAGTGGATCGTGCAAGGCTTGCTCGAAAAGGGCAATAGCAAGCCGATCGCCATCAAGCCGAAAGCGGATGTGACGCTGTCGTCGATCACGCGAGGCCGGCCGGAAGGCCCGCCACCGATGCCGACGACCAAGCTGCGGCTCGACCCGGTGGTGGTCGCCCCGCGTCCCAACGCAGTCATCGCGCTGGCGGCCAGCCCCTGGGCACCGCTCATCGCTGTCGGCGGACAGAAGCAAGTGCTGCTGTACAATACGGATACGATGCAACTGGTCGGCGTTCTGCCGTTCCAATATGGTCTGCCTACCGTGCTGCGATTCAGCCGCAACGGGTCGCTGCTGCTGGCTGGTGGCGGTCGAGGCGGACAATCCGGGAAGGTCGTTGTTTGGAATGTGAAGACTGGCGAAACCATCATCGAAGTGGGCAACGAAACCGATAGCGTGCTGGCCGCCGACATTAGCGCGGATCAAACGCTGATCGCCCTGGGTGGTCCCAACAAGATGGTGCGAGTCTATTCCACCAAAGATGCCACGCTCCAGTACGAAATGAAGAAGCATACCGACTGGATTTATTCGGTCGAATTCAGCCCGGATGGCGTGCTGTTGGCCACCGCCGATCGCACCGGCGGGCTGCTGGTGTGGGAAGCCGCCAACGGCCGCGAATTCTACAATCTGCGCGGCCACACGGCTGGCATCACCGATATGAGCTGGCGAGACGATTCCAACGTGCTGGCCACCACTTCCGAAGATAGCACCGTTCGCCTGTGGGAAATGGAGAACGGCAGCAACTTCAAGACGTTTGGTGCCCACGGCGGCGGGTCGCAAGGCGTGAAGTTCAGCCATGACAATCGCCTGGTCACCAACGGCCGCGATCGCACGCCGAAAATTTGGGACCAAAACGGCGGCCAACAACGGGCCTTCGAAGCGGTGCCGGATGTCGGCTTGCGCGTGGCAATCACGCACGAGAACGCCAAGCTGATCGCCACCGATTGGACCGGCATGGTCAAAGTCTACAACGTCGCGGATGGCAAAGTGCTGGGGACGCTCAGTGCGAATCCGCCGACGCTGGCCGAGCAAATCGCACTGGTGACGAAGGATGTCGCCGCCAAGCAAGTCGCGTTCGATGCGGCCCAACAAGCATTCACCGCCACGGAAGCGAATCTGAAGAAGGCGAACGACGAACTGGCCGCCGCTCAAGCGAATGTCACCAAGACGGCCGCAGAAGCGAAAGCCGCTGCGGATGCCGTCCCGGGGCTGAAGGCGAAAGCCGATCAAGCGACGGCGGCGCTGACCGCGGCGCAAATGGTGCTGCAAGCCCGTACCGCGAAACTGCAATCGCTGCAAGGGGTTGCGAACCAACTGAAGGCGAATGCGGACGCGAATAAGGCCAACGCGGAATTTGCGAAAGTCGCTGCCGAAGCAAAGACGGCCGCCGATCAAGCGCAAGCCGAAGTCGCCGCCGCTCAGAAGGCGGTTGCGGATGCCGATGCCGCCGCGAAAGCGATGACCGCAGCCTACACCGCGGGGGTGGCCAAAGTGACGGCGACTCAACAAGCCGCCCAAGCCGCCGTGCAAGCGGTGCCGCCCAAGCAAGCGGCCATCAAGCCGGCGATGGATGCGGTTGCCCCGGCGAAAGCGAAACTGGACGCCGCCGCCGCCGATCTCAACGCGGTGAAGGCGAACTTGGACAATCTCAAAGCCGCTCCGGTGGCTGCGAAGTAA
- a CDS encoding DUF1549 and DUF1553 domain-containing protein: MNRFRQFLTSVALAALVLVPVAASRGEASLVKVSVFPADVSLETSRDRQSLVVQALFSDGITRDVTTEAKYSFVNAALVKFEKNTVYPVADGATECKVEFGGQTVTVPVKVAQATVDRPISFKLDVMPVFMRTGCNTGSCHGAARGKDGFRLSLFGFDPDGDHYRLTREINGRRINLAIPGEGLLMEKGCGKVPHTGGQRIVEGDEYYQTLIRWHDAGAPNDPANIPQPISLEVYPKNGVMDGKGATQKMTVRAKYSDGTDRDVTSLCLFMSNNDNSAKVTPDGVITANERGEAFVMARFATFTVGSPFIVLPKGLQFNFPQVPENNYIDTLVFAKLKNLRIAPSELCSDEVFIRRVTLDICGVLPTPEEYTKFMSDPAPNKREKLVDELLNRKEFAELWVLKWAELLQIRSSNEVSYKAMLLYFNWLQDKIARNVPVNEWVQELLAANGGTFKMPATNYYQTERDVLKVTENVAQVFMGMRIQCAQCHNHPFDRWTMDDYYGFASFFTQIGRKGTDDPREIVVFNSGGGEVNHPVVNRPLPPKFLGGEAPAAAGKDRRALLAKWLASPENPYFATNLSNIVWAHFFGQGIIHEVDDVRISNPPSNGELLNELGKRFTDYKYDFKKLVRDICTSRTYQLSTQANPSNESDTRNFAKGGIRRIRAETMLDCITMVTETKNKFPGLPLGARAVQIADGQVSNYFLTTFGRATRETVCSCEVKLEPTLSQSLHLLNGDATSSRIQQGNLIGRRLAEKKAPEAIIEELYLRTVTRKPTPAEVTKLMAAVNAEPNKQKILEDVFWALLNSREFMFNH; this comes from the coding sequence ATGAATCGATTCCGTCAGTTTCTCACCAGTGTGGCGCTCGCCGCATTGGTGCTTGTGCCGGTGGCCGCCAGCCGTGGCGAAGCCTCCTTGGTGAAAGTGTCGGTGTTTCCCGCAGATGTCTCGCTGGAAACCAGCCGCGATCGGCAATCGCTGGTCGTGCAGGCACTGTTTTCGGATGGTATTACTCGAGATGTCACCACCGAGGCGAAATACAGTTTCGTCAATGCCGCCTTGGTCAAATTCGAGAAGAATACGGTCTATCCGGTGGCGGATGGTGCCACGGAATGTAAGGTCGAATTCGGCGGGCAAACCGTGACGGTGCCGGTGAAGGTGGCCCAAGCGACCGTCGATCGGCCAATCAGCTTCAAGCTGGATGTGATGCCCGTGTTCATGCGAACCGGGTGCAACACGGGGAGCTGCCACGGGGCCGCTCGTGGGAAAGACGGGTTCCGCCTGTCGCTGTTCGGATTCGATCCGGATGGCGATCACTATCGGTTGACCCGCGAAATCAACGGCCGCCGCATCAACCTCGCCATTCCTGGCGAAGGGTTGTTGATGGAAAAGGGCTGTGGCAAAGTGCCGCACACGGGCGGTCAGCGAATTGTCGAAGGGGATGAATACTATCAGACGCTGATTCGCTGGCATGATGCCGGGGCACCGAACGACCCGGCGAACATCCCGCAGCCGATCAGCCTGGAAGTCTATCCGAAGAATGGCGTGATGGATGGCAAAGGTGCGACGCAGAAGATGACCGTCCGCGCGAAGTATTCGGATGGCACGGACCGCGATGTCACCTCGCTGTGTCTGTTCATGTCGAATAATGACAATTCCGCGAAAGTGACGCCGGATGGTGTGATTACCGCCAACGAACGCGGCGAAGCATTCGTGATGGCCCGGTTTGCGACGTTCACGGTTGGCTCACCGTTTATCGTGCTGCCCAAGGGATTGCAGTTCAATTTCCCGCAAGTGCCGGAAAATAATTACATTGATACGCTCGTCTTCGCCAAGCTGAAGAATCTGCGAATCGCTCCGTCCGAACTGTGCAGCGATGAAGTGTTCATCCGCCGGGTGACGCTCGACATCTGCGGCGTGTTGCCGACACCGGAAGAGTACACCAAGTTCATGAGCGACCCCGCGCCGAATAAGCGCGAAAAGCTCGTGGATGAACTGCTCAACCGGAAGGAATTCGCCGAGTTGTGGGTGCTGAAGTGGGCCGAGCTGCTGCAAATCCGCTCGTCCAACGAAGTGAGCTACAAGGCCATGTTGCTCTACTTCAACTGGCTGCAAGACAAGATCGCTCGCAACGTGCCGGTGAACGAGTGGGTGCAAGAACTGCTCGCCGCCAATGGTGGCACGTTCAAAATGCCTGCGACGAACTACTACCAGACCGAACGCGATGTGCTGAAGGTGACGGAAAACGTCGCGCAGGTGTTCATGGGCATGCGGATTCAGTGCGCCCAGTGCCACAACCACCCGTTCGATCGTTGGACGATGGATGATTATTACGGATTCGCGAGCTTCTTCACGCAGATTGGCCGCAAAGGCACGGATGATCCCCGCGAAATCGTGGTGTTCAATTCCGGTGGCGGAGAAGTGAACCATCCGGTTGTCAATCGGCCGCTGCCGCCGAAGTTCCTGGGCGGAGAAGCACCCGCCGCTGCAGGCAAAGACCGCCGAGCGCTGTTGGCCAAGTGGCTGGCTTCGCCGGAAAATCCGTACTTTGCCACGAATTTGTCCAACATCGTTTGGGCACACTTCTTCGGGCAAGGGATCATCCACGAAGTGGACGATGTGCGCATCAGCAATCCCCCTTCCAACGGCGAATTGCTGAACGAACTGGGCAAGCGCTTCACGGATTACAAGTACGACTTCAAGAAGTTGGTGCGGGATATTTGCACCTCGCGCACCTACCAGCTTTCCACGCAGGCCAACCCCAGCAACGAAAGCGATACGCGCAACTTCGCCAAGGGTGGCATCCGCCGGATTCGCGCTGAAACCATGTTGGATTGCATCACCATGGTGACGGAAACCAAGAATAAGTTCCCCGGTCTGCCGCTGGGGGCCCGAGCGGTGCAAATCGCCGATGGCCAAGTGAGCAACTACTTCCTGACGACCTTTGGCCGAGCGACTCGGGAAACGGTCTGCTCCTGCGAAGTGAAGCTGGAACCGACGTTGTCGCAATCGCTGCACCTGCTCAATGGCGATGCCACCTCGTCCCGAATTCAGCAGGGGAACCTGATTGGCCGTCGCTTGGCCGAGAAGAAAGCCCCGGAAGCGATCATCGAAGAACTCTATCTGCGAACCGTGACTCGCAAGCCGACGCCAGCGGAAGTAACCAAGCTGATGGCGGCAGTGAACGCGGAGCCGAACAAGCAGAAGATTCTGGAGGATGTCTTCTGGGCGTTGCTCAACAGCCGCGAGTTCATGTTCAACCACTAA
- a CDS encoding PPC domain-containing protein — MMLRVFVPLLVTLIASMQVQAAAPSLGSITPRGGQRGTEMTIFFNGGNLADAQEILFYNPGVTVKKLEVVNPSQVKVTAAIAPDCRLGEHNFRVRCASGISEVRTFWIGALASETEKEPNTEFAAAQKIAMNVTVHGVVDNEDVDYFAFDVKKGQRISVEVEAMRLGTTLFDPYVAILDSKRFELATSDDSPMIKQDSMCSVIAPEDGTYYVMIRESAYGGNGACNYRLHIGTFPRPTAVVPAGGKFGEEIEVTFLGDPSGPIKQKVKLPATDDPNFRLHAVDAGGISPSAIPFRLSEFPNTIEVEPNPAHAQATTGVIPGAFNGVLSEVGDIDCFRFAGKKGQVYDVHCYARRIGSQLDPVMTLSVFNGGAIVANDDSAGPDSFFRVTLPNDGEYVLQVNDHLGKGGVNYHYRVEFTPVVPKLALGVPKSAQYSQERQAFAVPRGNRFATLVSASRVDFGGDLVVQPGALPEKVTLATENMIGSMTLVPMVFEAAPDAPIGAKLTPFFGKHVDPNVKLQSSFKQDAELIIGNPGQSIYWAANMDQAVIGVTEAVPFKISIVQPKVPLVHNGSMALKVVAERQAGFKAPITVSMLYNPPGVGSATNVTIPEGQNEITLPLNANGGAPVRTWKIAVMGTATHNGGPVWVSSQLADLVIAPPYVTFAMERGAVEQGKPTQMFCKITVNTPFTGNAKVSLLGLPAKVATKEMEFNKDTKEIAFALTTEATTPAGIHRNIFCQVLIPENGDLIPHTVGGTELRVDVPLPPKPNAPPPPPMPMPMPMPMAQPMPMPMAPPMKRLSRLEQLRLEQQEREKALQNPAPKK; from the coding sequence ATGATGCTGCGCGTGTTTGTTCCGCTGCTGGTGACGCTGATTGCGTCCATGCAGGTGCAAGCGGCTGCGCCGTCGCTCGGCTCGATCACCCCCCGAGGCGGCCAGCGTGGCACCGAAATGACCATCTTCTTCAACGGCGGCAACCTCGCCGATGCGCAAGAAATTCTCTTCTACAATCCCGGCGTCACGGTCAAGAAACTCGAAGTGGTCAACCCGTCGCAAGTCAAGGTGACGGCAGCCATTGCGCCGGATTGCCGATTGGGCGAGCATAACTTCCGCGTCCGATGTGCGTCCGGCATCTCCGAAGTTCGCACGTTCTGGATCGGGGCACTCGCTTCGGAAACGGAAAAAGAACCCAACACCGAATTCGCCGCCGCCCAAAAGATTGCCATGAACGTCACGGTTCATGGGGTGGTGGATAACGAAGATGTCGATTACTTCGCCTTCGACGTGAAAAAGGGCCAACGCATTAGCGTTGAAGTCGAAGCGATGCGGCTTGGAACGACACTGTTCGATCCGTATGTCGCCATTTTGGACAGCAAACGCTTCGAATTGGCCACCTCCGATGATTCGCCGATGATCAAGCAAGACAGCATGTGCTCGGTCATTGCGCCGGAAGATGGCACGTATTACGTGATGATTCGGGAAAGCGCGTACGGCGGCAACGGGGCGTGCAACTATCGCCTGCACATTGGCACGTTCCCCCGGCCGACGGCGGTGGTGCCGGCGGGCGGCAAGTTTGGCGAAGAGATCGAAGTGACCTTCCTGGGCGATCCCAGCGGACCGATCAAGCAGAAAGTCAAACTGCCCGCGACGGATGATCCCAATTTCCGGCTGCATGCCGTGGATGCGGGTGGGATTTCTCCGTCGGCGATTCCGTTCCGATTGTCGGAATTCCCGAACACGATCGAAGTGGAGCCGAATCCCGCGCATGCACAAGCGACCACGGGCGTGATTCCCGGAGCGTTCAACGGTGTGCTGTCCGAAGTCGGTGATATCGATTGCTTCCGATTTGCCGGGAAGAAGGGCCAAGTTTACGATGTGCATTGCTATGCGCGTCGGATTGGTTCGCAATTGGACCCGGTGATGACGCTGTCGGTGTTCAACGGCGGCGCGATTGTCGCTAATGACGACTCGGCTGGGCCGGATAGCTTCTTCCGCGTGACGTTGCCCAACGATGGCGAATATGTGCTGCAAGTCAATGACCACCTGGGCAAGGGTGGGGTGAACTACCACTACCGCGTGGAATTCACGCCGGTGGTGCCGAAGCTGGCGCTGGGTGTGCCCAAGTCGGCTCAGTATTCTCAGGAACGGCAAGCGTTTGCGGTGCCGCGCGGGAATCGCTTTGCGACGCTGGTTTCGGCCAGTCGGGTCGATTTCGGCGGCGATCTGGTCGTGCAACCGGGAGCCTTGCCGGAAAAGGTCACATTGGCCACCGAGAATATGATCGGCTCGATGACGCTGGTGCCGATGGTGTTCGAAGCCGCGCCGGATGCTCCGATTGGGGCCAAACTGACGCCGTTTTTTGGCAAGCATGTCGATCCGAACGTGAAGCTACAAAGCAGTTTCAAGCAAGATGCGGAACTCATCATTGGCAATCCGGGACAATCGATTTACTGGGCGGCCAACATGGATCAGGCTGTGATCGGTGTCACCGAAGCGGTGCCGTTCAAGATTTCCATCGTGCAGCCGAAAGTGCCGTTGGTGCATAACGGTTCGATGGCGTTGAAGGTGGTTGCGGAACGGCAAGCGGGCTTCAAAGCGCCGATTACGGTTTCGATGCTGTACAACCCGCCGGGGGTGGGATCGGCCACGAATGTGACGATTCCCGAAGGGCAGAACGAAATCACACTGCCGTTGAATGCCAACGGTGGGGCACCCGTTCGCACCTGGAAGATTGCGGTCATGGGCACGGCGACGCACAACGGTGGCCCGGTGTGGGTGTCGTCGCAATTGGCGGACCTGGTGATTGCTCCGCCGTATGTCACGTTCGCCATGGAACGCGGCGCGGTGGAACAAGGCAAGCCGACGCAAATGTTCTGCAAAATCACCGTCAATACGCCATTCACGGGCAATGCCAAGGTGAGCCTGCTGGGACTGCCTGCGAAGGTGGCGACCAAGGAAATGGAATTCAACAAGGACACGAAGGAAATCGCCTTTGCGCTGACCACGGAAGCGACAACGCCGGCAGGGATTCATCGCAACATTTTCTGCCAAGTGTTGATTCCGGAAAATGGCGACCTGATTCCGCATACGGTGGGCGGAACGGAACTTCGGGTGGATGTGCCGTTGCCGCCGAAACCGAATGCTCCGCCACCACCGCCGATGCCGATGCCGATGCCGATGCCAATGGCGCAACCGATGCCGATGCCGATGGCCCCGCCGATGAAGCGGTTGTCGCGGCTGGAGCAACTCCGGTTGGAACAACAAGAACGCGAAAAGGCCCTGCAAAACCCGGCCCCCAAGAAATAA
- a CDS encoding DUF1501 domain-containing protein, protein MKAPITGTWNDDPAHFRPRATRRGFLQVGMIGALGVTLDQCLRMEARADQKNYVSKEGKAKSVIHIFLPGGIAHQDSFDPKPYAPIEYRGEIGVTKTKLDGVFFSEYMTKTAQVADKITVCRSMTHGEAAHERGTHNMFTGYRPSPALIYPSMGSVVSHEFGPKNNLPPYVCVPSMPTNFAGSGYLSSAYAPFSLGSDPADGGFTVRDLVLPAGIDEQRFTTRRNVLEAVNEHFAKREKSDNIAAMDTFYQRAYSMISSPAAREAFNINAEPANVRDMYGRNQAGQRMLMARRLVAAGVRFVSLTYGGWDMHTGIKGGMAGQLPTFDQAYAALITDLERTGLLDSTLVMVSSEFGRTPKINATAGRDHWPKVFSVVLAGGGIKKGFIYGSSDATATEPEDDPLTVEDLATTVYHCMGINADKELMSPGDRPIEIVDGGSVRKELLA, encoded by the coding sequence ATGAAGGCTCCTATCACGGGCACCTGGAATGATGACCCGGCCCACTTCCGGCCTCGCGCCACTCGCCGCGGCTTTCTCCAGGTCGGGATGATTGGTGCGCTCGGGGTGACCCTCGACCAGTGTCTCCGCATGGAAGCGCGCGCCGACCAAAAGAACTACGTCAGCAAGGAAGGGAAGGCCAAGTCGGTCATCCACATCTTCTTGCCGGGCGGGATTGCGCACCAAGACAGCTTTGACCCCAAGCCGTATGCCCCGATCGAGTATCGTGGCGAAATCGGCGTGACGAAGACAAAGCTGGACGGCGTCTTCTTCAGCGAATACATGACCAAGACGGCCCAAGTGGCCGACAAGATCACCGTTTGTCGCTCCATGACGCACGGTGAAGCGGCTCACGAACGTGGCACGCACAACATGTTCACGGGCTATCGGCCCAGCCCCGCGTTGATTTATCCGAGCATGGGCTCTGTGGTTTCCCACGAATTCGGCCCGAAGAACAATCTTCCGCCGTATGTGTGTGTGCCGAGCATGCCGACGAACTTTGCCGGTTCGGGCTATCTGTCCAGCGCGTATGCCCCGTTCAGCCTGGGTAGCGACCCGGCGGACGGCGGCTTCACCGTGCGCGACCTCGTTCTGCCGGCTGGAATCGACGAACAACGCTTCACGACGCGCCGCAATGTGCTGGAAGCGGTGAACGAACATTTCGCCAAGCGTGAAAAATCGGATAACATTGCGGCGATGGACACGTTCTATCAACGTGCCTACAGCATGATTAGCTCGCCGGCGGCCCGCGAAGCGTTCAACATCAACGCGGAACCGGCCAACGTGCGCGATATGTACGGTCGCAATCAAGCCGGTCAACGCATGTTGATGGCGCGTCGGTTGGTGGCGGCAGGGGTGCGGTTCGTGTCGCTGACCTACGGCGGCTGGGACATGCACACCGGGATTAAGGGCGGGATGGCCGGCCAACTGCCGACCTTCGATCAAGCCTACGCCGCACTGATTACCGACCTGGAACGCACCGGATTGCTGGACAGCACGCTGGTGATGGTCAGCTCGGAATTCGGTCGGACGCCGAAGATCAACGCCACCGCGGGCCGGGATCACTGGCCGAAGGTGTTTAGCGTGGTCCTCGCCGGGGGCGGCATCAAGAAGGGCTTCATCTACGGCTCGTCCGATGCCACCGCCACGGAACCGGAAGATGATCCGTTGACCGTGGAAGATTTGGCAACGACGGTTTACCACTGCATGGGCATCAACGCCGACAAGGAATTGATGTCGCCGGGCGATCGCCCCATCGAAATCGTCGATGGCGGCTCGGTTCGCAAGGAACTGCTCGCCTAA
- a CDS encoding amidase, whose amino-acid sequence MRAITRDDRLATIRTLAEQIRTRKLSPVALTQAYLDALDQEGRALNAVVTLMRDTALAEAKAAEAEIAAGKYRGLLHGIPYAAKDLLATRDAPTTWGAEPYRKQQFDFDATIIQKLRQAGAILLGKLAMIELAGGFGYSQADASFTGPTKNPWNRSRWAGGSSSGSGAATAAGLAAFTIGSETSGSILCPSAFCGVTGLRPTPGRVSRMGAMPLSWTLDKIGPMARSADDCAIVLEAISGPDAADPTTSPTPWRDTPITRTKEQPWKFALIAGSIDRVHPEIKQQVTSAMTVLESFGKRVADFAWPRQPFNAAVSLLIGVEAASSFEKILKSGECQKLRDPGDRLGGYAGALIPGDDYLRALRLCQKWRQWFVQAMDDRFDVLVAPSMVDVASPIAEDDEPNPGYRGPAVIQGANLVGLPAIAVPIGVTQSGLPTSM is encoded by the coding sequence ATGCGAGCGATCACCCGAGACGATCGGCTGGCGACGATCCGCACCCTCGCCGAGCAAATTCGCACCCGCAAACTCTCGCCAGTGGCGTTGACGCAAGCGTATCTGGATGCGTTGGACCAGGAGGGGCGTGCGCTGAATGCCGTGGTGACGCTGATGCGTGACACGGCACTGGCCGAAGCGAAAGCGGCGGAGGCCGAGATTGCCGCCGGGAAATATCGTGGACTGCTGCACGGGATTCCCTATGCGGCAAAGGATTTGCTCGCAACCCGCGATGCACCAACGACTTGGGGCGCGGAGCCATATCGTAAACAACAATTCGATTTTGATGCGACCATTATTCAAAAATTGCGTCAAGCCGGTGCGATTCTGTTGGGCAAACTGGCGATGATCGAATTGGCCGGTGGGTTCGGATATTCCCAGGCCGACGCGAGTTTCACGGGACCGACGAAGAATCCGTGGAACCGAAGTCGTTGGGCCGGTGGATCTTCCAGCGGATCTGGTGCGGCCACGGCAGCAGGGTTGGCGGCGTTTACGATCGGTTCGGAAACGAGCGGTTCGATTCTCTGTCCGAGTGCATTCTGTGGCGTGACGGGGCTGCGACCCACCCCTGGGCGGGTGTCGCGGATGGGGGCGATGCCGTTATCGTGGACGCTGGACAAAATTGGTCCGATGGCGCGGTCGGCTGATGATTGTGCGATTGTCTTGGAGGCGATTTCCGGGCCGGATGCTGCGGACCCGACGACCTCGCCCACGCCTTGGCGTGATACCCCGATCACGCGAACCAAGGAACAACCTTGGAAATTTGCGCTGATTGCTGGGAGCATTGATCGCGTGCATCCCGAGATTAAGCAACAGGTTACGTCGGCGATGACGGTATTGGAATCTTTTGGCAAACGGGTAGCGGATTTCGCGTGGCCACGTCAGCCGTTTAATGCGGCGGTGTCGCTGCTGATTGGCGTGGAGGCGGCTAGCAGTTTTGAGAAGATTCTGAAGTCCGGCGAATGTCAGAAATTGCGAGATCCGGGGGATCGGCTCGGTGGTTATGCCGGGGCGTTGATTCCGGGAGACGATTATCTGCGGGCGTTGCGATTGTGCCAGAAATGGCGACAGTGGTTCGTTCAAGCGATGGATGATCGGTTTGATGTGCTGGTGGCTCCGTCGATGGTCGATGTCGCGTCGCCGATTGCGGAGGACGATGAGCCGAATCCAGGGTATCGGGGGCCGGCGGTGATCCAAGGGGCGAATCTGGTGGGGCTGCCCGCGATTGCCGTTCCGATTGGTGTGACGCAATCGGGGCTGCCGACTTCGATGTAA
- a CDS encoding DMT family transporter, whose product MIEPPVGSKLHARLALVAAALLWSLSSFFTRLFLTPTWIGVHEPEVSPLALAFWRVLFAGLFFCLIVPRKAMKFSPLMFLMVVIFAAMNGLYISAQMIGTAANAVFLQYTAPLWMVLMTVFLLKEPIEPRGGWVVGVGTLGVTVIIAGNWLTGPVDQGAAIAMALGSGVAYAAILVCLRQLRGFDSGWLTMVNHLGAAVCLSPILGFVPLPTAPQFICLAVFGVIQMAIPYWLMARSLRLISTEEAGAITLLEPMLNPLWAYLMRPEQETPTISTAIGGVLILGALAWRYLPRKIKPAEVVHST is encoded by the coding sequence ATGATCGAACCCCCCGTTGGAAGCAAACTCCATGCCCGGCTTGCACTTGTGGCCGCCGCGTTGCTCTGGAGTCTCAGCAGTTTTTTCACCCGTCTCTTCCTCACCCCCACGTGGATCGGGGTGCATGAACCGGAAGTCTCGCCGTTGGCCTTGGCCTTTTGGCGGGTGCTATTCGCTGGGTTGTTCTTTTGTTTGATTGTGCCGCGTAAGGCCATGAAGTTCTCGCCGTTGATGTTCCTGATGGTGGTGATCTTCGCGGCGATGAACGGGTTATACATTTCCGCGCAAATGATTGGCACCGCAGCGAATGCGGTTTTTTTGCAATACACCGCGCCGCTCTGGATGGTCTTGATGACCGTCTTCTTGCTCAAAGAGCCGATTGAGCCTCGTGGTGGCTGGGTCGTCGGTGTGGGGACACTTGGGGTCACCGTCATCATCGCCGGCAATTGGCTGACCGGGCCGGTCGATCAGGGGGCCGCCATTGCCATGGCATTGGGCAGCGGGGTGGCTTACGCTGCAATCCTCGTTTGCCTGCGACAGCTTCGGGGTTTCGATTCCGGCTGGCTCACTATGGTCAACCACCTTGGGGCGGCGGTTTGCCTGTCGCCGATTCTCGGGTTTGTTCCGCTCCCCACCGCGCCGCAATTCATTTGCCTGGCAGTGTTTGGGGTGATCCAGATGGCGATTCCGTATTGGCTGATGGCGCGAAGTCTGCGGCTGATTTCGACCGAGGAAGCGGGGGCGATCACGCTGCTGGAACCGATGTTGAATCCGCTTTGGGCCTACCTCATGCGGCCGGAACAAGAAACGCCAACCATCTCGACGGCAATCGGCGGCGTGCTCATTCTGGGTGCGTTGGCGTGGCGATACCTGCCGCGAAAAATCAAACCAGCCGAAGTGGTTCATTCGACGTAA